One window of Chamaesiphon minutus PCC 6605 genomic DNA carries:
- a CDS encoding RNA recognition motif domain-containing protein produces MTIYIGNLSYQATEEDLKTVFEDYGTVKRVVLPTDRETGRMRGFAFVEMSDDANEDNAITNLDGAEWMGRSLKVNKARPREEGGGRGGDFRKPSY; encoded by the coding sequence ATGACCATTTATATCGGAAACCTTTCCTACCAAGCCACCGAAGAAGACTTAAAAACAGTTTTTGAGGATTATGGCACAGTCAAACGAGTTGTACTCCCCACAGATCGTGAGACTGGCAGAATGCGCGGCTTTGCCTTTGTTGAGATGTCCGACGACGCCAACGAAGATAACGCAATTACCAATCTCGATGGTGCAGAATGGATGGGTCGTTCTCTCAAAGTTAACAAGGCACGTCCTCGCGAAGAAGGTGGCGGTCGCGGCGGTGATTTCCGCAAGCCTAGCTACTAA
- a CDS encoding M48 family metallopeptidase: protein MSFFEQQDRSRRATRTLVGIFVAAVMFTGICIYFAAMLSINTTSLKWAVFGDRLSCQPIVPTSLTTSPRAISAQVTIPFLPPAPDSLAQRLRQRDYQVGRFSGFSRAGNAARRSFSGTSRPNYSSNRNIYYNSTTRSGSPMPNCRQPAIWWDGRVLCWTLLGTAMLMGIPAWWKIQQLRAGGAVIAAELGGRRICAEQATPAERQLLNIVEEMAIAATIAVPPVYLLDNEAGINAFAAGFTVNDAVIGVTQGSLEQLTRDELQGVIAHEFSHILNGDMAMNIRLMGVLHGILCLHLTGRLLSYTTWSRDNPLWIFGLLLRAIGFSGFISGRLIQSAISRQRELLADASAVQFTRNADGIGSALAKVGGMGSQIDSPYAETTSHMFFSSALNFSWLEGLFATHPPLALRLQIIHGTGQRLGNRIVINGQTVPTFNPIVSTPAVAGFASTGAENLYEYESQTTAESAPVGEYGTLAYIYALLLDSQRSIEQLAYLAQLEEPAVIEQIENLRETVANIPQHQRLSTLDRQVTKLRDTPHVPRLLKCAYGMVNILPAENWHTAIVYLILAHRLAPTTGLHPELYHSIEDVWAEIVNILGTLARLSSDRPQDIDYRFEASLLRLPSSHHTKVELPPELTWREFQTDLSKIATATTKVKQTLIAACLEILTNQRQILPTANDLTRSIAILLDCPIPPLLDRAAVRIGG from the coding sequence ATGAGTTTTTTTGAGCAACAGGATCGATCGAGACGTGCAACGCGGACTTTGGTGGGGATATTTGTAGCAGCAGTCATGTTTACAGGTATCTGTATTTACTTTGCAGCGATGCTGTCGATTAATACAACTTCCTTAAAATGGGCGGTGTTTGGCGATCGATTGAGTTGTCAGCCGATCGTACCGACAAGCTTAACAACCAGCCCACGCGCGATCTCAGCTCAAGTCACGATTCCATTTTTACCCCCAGCACCCGATTCTCTTGCACAGAGGCTACGCCAACGAGATTACCAAGTAGGTAGATTTAGCGGTTTTTCGCGGGCTGGAAATGCTGCTCGGCGCAGTTTTAGCGGGACATCTCGCCCTAACTATAGCTCCAATCGCAACATTTATTACAACTCAACCACTCGCTCTGGCTCGCCCATGCCCAATTGTCGTCAGCCAGCTATTTGGTGGGATGGGCGGGTATTGTGCTGGACTTTGCTAGGAACGGCGATGCTAATGGGAATACCAGCATGGTGGAAGATCCAACAGTTGCGGGCTGGTGGGGCGGTAATTGCCGCTGAGTTGGGCGGGCGCAGGATCTGTGCCGAACAGGCGACACCAGCCGAGCGACAGTTACTAAATATTGTCGAAGAAATGGCGATCGCGGCGACAATTGCCGTCCCGCCAGTCTATCTTTTAGATAATGAAGCGGGGATTAATGCTTTTGCTGCGGGGTTTACGGTTAATGATGCGGTAATTGGCGTCACTCAGGGCAGTTTGGAGCAATTGACTCGCGATGAATTGCAAGGGGTCATCGCTCACGAGTTCAGTCATATTCTCAATGGGGATATGGCGATGAATATCCGGCTGATGGGGGTGTTGCATGGGATCTTGTGCTTGCATTTGACAGGGCGATTGCTGAGTTATACAACTTGGAGTCGCGACAATCCGCTGTGGATATTTGGACTGTTGCTCAGAGCGATCGGGTTTTCGGGGTTTATCTCTGGAAGATTGATACAGAGTGCGATTTCCAGACAGCGGGAATTGTTAGCAGATGCCTCGGCGGTACAATTTACCCGCAATGCCGATGGCATTGGCAGTGCTCTAGCCAAAGTTGGCGGTATGGGTTCTCAGATCGACTCACCCTACGCCGAAACTACCAGTCACATGTTTTTTAGTTCGGCACTCAACTTTAGTTGGTTGGAGGGATTATTTGCCACCCATCCACCCCTCGCCCTGCGCCTGCAAATTATTCACGGTACGGGTCAGAGATTAGGGAATAGAATTGTGATTAATGGCCAAACCGTACCAACTTTTAATCCGATCGTCAGTACCCCCGCCGTAGCTGGTTTTGCCAGCACGGGAGCCGAAAATCTCTATGAGTATGAATCCCAAACAACAGCCGAGTCTGCTCCTGTGGGCGAGTATGGGACACTGGCTTATATCTACGCCTTACTTTTAGATTCACAACGATCGATCGAGCAATTAGCATATCTCGCTCAACTCGAAGAACCCGCAGTTATCGAACAAATCGAGAACCTACGTGAGACTGTCGCAAATATTCCGCAGCACCAACGCCTATCTACACTCGATCGACAGGTTACCAAACTGCGTGACACCCCACACGTTCCTCGCTTGCTCAAGTGTGCCTATGGGATGGTAAATATCCTCCCCGCCGAAAATTGGCACACCGCGATCGTCTATCTAATTCTCGCCCACCGACTCGCACCCACCACCGGACTGCACCCAGAACTATATCACTCGATCGAAGACGTCTGGGCTGAAATAGTCAATATTTTAGGCACCCTCGCCCGCTTGAGTAGCGATCGACCCCAAGATATCGATTACCGCTTTGAAGCCAGCTTACTCCGCCTGCCATCTAGCCACCACACCAAGGTAGAATTGCCCCCAGAACTCACTTGGCGCGAATTTCAGACCGATTTGTCAAAAATAGCCACCGCCACCACCAAGGTCAAACAAACCCTGATCGCGGCATGTCTAGAAATCCTCACCAACCAACGGCAGATTCTCCCAACAGCTAACGATCTGACGCGATCGATCGCCATTTTATTAGATTGCCCGATTCCACCACTTTTGGACAGAGCGGCTGTGAGGATTGGGGGGTAG
- a CDS encoding SH3 domain-containing protein, which produces MNPALKSLQLFIGILAGLLATIGVVGAAGYYFFVTQMSMRPPKPMFAEERDGGKSIAKAKAKPKAAVATKPNPAKDPKAPEQLPPEAYDAKVVWKDGLSLKKEPIPGAEKVGSVAFNAKVAIVKTSDDKQWVLIRSQADNAEGWVKAGNIDKAAAAANEVQTQAPKPVQPRVRARRVRIRPQVENRNN; this is translated from the coding sequence ATGAATCCTGCACTAAAATCTCTGCAACTATTCATTGGTATTCTGGCTGGATTACTAGCAACGATTGGGGTTGTGGGTGCAGCGGGCTATTACTTCTTTGTGACTCAGATGAGTATGCGTCCGCCGAAACCCATGTTTGCAGAAGAACGCGATGGGGGTAAATCGATAGCTAAAGCCAAAGCTAAGCCCAAAGCGGCTGTAGCTACTAAGCCAAATCCAGCCAAAGATCCCAAGGCACCAGAACAGCTCCCACCGGAAGCCTACGATGCTAAAGTGGTCTGGAAAGATGGGTTATCGCTGAAGAAAGAACCCATCCCTGGTGCTGAAAAAGTTGGGAGTGTAGCATTTAATGCCAAAGTGGCGATCGTCAAAACTAGCGATGATAAGCAGTGGGTATTGATTCGATCGCAAGCAGATAATGCCGAAGGCTGGGTAAAAGCTGGTAATATCGATAAAGCAGCAGCGGCAGCGAACGAAGTTCAAACACAGGCTCCCAAACCAGTCCAGCCTAGAGTCAGAGCTAGAAGAGTGAGAATAAGACCGCAGGTTGAGAATCGAAATAATTAA
- a CDS encoding DUF445 domain-containing protein, protein MSLFQLWLYLTPPLAGAVVGYFTNDVAIKMLFRPYTAKYIGKYQLPFTPGLIPSNQERLATRISDTIMGSLLTPVELQKIAKRLLEVERVQAAITWLLQLSLEQIQADKEQKTVKLLANILKDLLGESFPRWLRVLARKPDFLEPQINQIFDRLILEFELTDGQAAQLADWLINVILPPEVLRVALIDFLTDRNIQVIDEGLREKSSGTYWVVANLFGVKNALNRFRTFCLDDREKANQIISQLIVALNIRNRVQELLRDLSLQNLPVSTVKELRKTISTNVRSYMQTKGVELIQGLTDSVDWDGIANVVIGRLRNSTILTSSLDVVSAELAIIIDRYLERDLEQIITQVIPILNIDQVIIDRVKATSPAELEAGIQGIVKSELQGIVNLGGVLGFLVGLMQTGFLWFQR, encoded by the coding sequence ATTTCGGCCCTATACAGCCAAATACATTGGTAAATATCAACTTCCGTTTACCCCTGGATTGATCCCCAGCAATCAGGAGCGACTGGCGACGCGGATTTCTGATACGATTATGGGTTCGTTGCTCACCCCAGTAGAACTGCAAAAGATCGCCAAGCGATTGCTAGAGGTAGAGCGGGTACAAGCCGCAATTACCTGGCTACTGCAATTATCGCTAGAACAGATTCAAGCCGACAAAGAGCAAAAAACCGTTAAATTGCTCGCCAATATTCTCAAAGATTTACTCGGCGAATCCTTTCCGCGCTGGCTGCGAGTGCTAGCGCGCAAACCCGACTTTTTAGAGCCACAAATCAACCAGATTTTCGATCGCTTGATCCTCGAATTCGAGCTAACCGACGGACAAGCCGCACAACTAGCCGACTGGTTAATTAATGTTATTTTACCGCCAGAAGTATTGCGGGTTGCCCTGATCGATTTTTTGACCGATCGCAATATTCAAGTCATCGATGAAGGCTTGCGCGAAAAAAGTAGCGGTACTTATTGGGTAGTTGCCAATCTTTTTGGCGTCAAAAATGCCCTCAATCGGTTTCGGACATTCTGTTTAGACGATCGCGAAAAAGCCAACCAGATTATTTCTCAACTCATTGTCGCGCTCAATATCCGCAATCGCGTTCAGGAATTATTACGCGATCTTTCGCTCCAAAATTTACCCGTCTCTACCGTCAAAGAACTCCGCAAAACGATTAGCACCAATGTCCGCAGCTACATGCAAACCAAAGGTGTCGAACTGATCCAAGGCTTGACAGATTCTGTCGATTGGGACGGCATTGCCAATGTGGTCATCGGTCGGTTGCGTAACTCCACGATTTTGACATCATCTTTAGATGTCGTCAGTGCCGAACTTGCCATCATTATCGATCGCTATCTCGAACGCGATCTCGAACAAATCATCACCCAAGTTATTCCGATCCTGAATATCGACCAAGTGATAATCGATCGCGTCAAAGCAACTTCCCCCGCCGAGTTAGAAGCAGGCATTCAAGGCATCGTCAAAAGCGAACTCCAAGGCATTGTCAATCTCGGTGGCGTCTTAGGTTTTCTCGTCGGTTTAATGCAGACAGGCTTTTTGTGGTTTCAACGTTGA
- a CDS encoding LemA family protein produces MGILIFIIVLGATIAYISVDGYNRLVAQRNRYKNAYAQIDVQLQRRYDLIPNLVNTARGYLTHERETLEAVISCRNIAITASNRAASDPGAPRAMENLSQAEGELTGALGRLFAVSESYPNLKADGTMMQLMEELTSTENRVGFARQAFNDAVTLYNTTREAFPSNLIANQFGFSSAELLREVAVEHEVRVAPQVSF; encoded by the coding sequence ATGGGAATTCTTATCTTTATCATCGTATTAGGAGCAACGATCGCGTATATTAGCGTCGATGGTTACAATCGACTTGTCGCGCAACGCAATCGCTACAAAAATGCCTACGCCCAAATCGATGTCCAATTGCAACGTCGTTACGATCTGATTCCCAATCTGGTAAATACTGCCAGAGGGTACCTCACTCACGAGCGAGAGACTCTAGAAGCGGTAATTTCGTGCCGAAATATCGCCATTACTGCCAGTAATAGAGCTGCTAGCGATCCTGGTGCTCCTAGAGCAATGGAAAATCTCTCTCAGGCGGAAGGCGAACTGACAGGTGCTTTAGGGCGATTGTTTGCAGTCAGTGAGTCTTATCCCAATCTCAAAGCTGACGGTACGATGATGCAGCTCATGGAAGAACTCACATCTACCGAAAATCGGGTAGGCTTTGCCCGTCAAGCTTTTAATGATGCCGTGACGCTCTACAACACCACTAGAGAAGCTTTCCCCAGCAATCTCATTGCAAACCAGTTTGGATTCAGTTCGGCAGAACTCTTGCGCGAAGTTGCAGTCGAACACGAAGTGCGAGTGGCTCCGCAGGTGTCGTTTTAG
- a CDS encoding AAA family ATPase produces the protein MTFSTEFELLLRARYPLIYIPTTEEERVESAIAKVAQQQGNRPIYIWDFVDGYQGNPNDKGYGKRNPLQALEFIDNLSADVSGIFILRDYHRFLEDISVARKLRNLSRKLKSEPKNIVFLSPQITIPSDLSEAVVILEFPLPTASEIKVEIERLTNATGNHLSSQQLDDLIRACQGLSVDRIRRVLARAIATHGQIRPDDVELVLAEKRQTIRQTQILDFYPAKEQITDIGGLDNLKDWLLRRGGSFSDRARQYGLPYPRGLLLVGIQGTGKSLTAKAISHHWYLPLLRLDVGRLFGGLVGESESRTRQMIQLAEALSPCVLWIDEIDKAFAGVDGKGDAGTSSRVFGTFITWLTEKTSPVFVVATANNIDSLPAEMLRKGRFDEIFFVGLPTRAERRAIFNVHLTKLRPHNLAQYDIDRLAYETPDFSGAEIEQTLIEAMHIGFSQNRDFTTDDILESASQMIPLAVTAQAQIQFLQDWANSGKARLASRQGSLGKVVEGRD, from the coding sequence ATGACCTTTAGTACCGAATTTGAACTCCTCTTACGGGCGCGATATCCCCTAATCTATATTCCTACCACCGAAGAAGAACGGGTGGAAAGTGCGATCGCCAAAGTTGCCCAGCAGCAAGGCAATCGCCCGATTTATATCTGGGATTTTGTGGATGGCTATCAGGGCAATCCTAATGATAAAGGCTATGGTAAACGGAACCCATTGCAGGCGTTAGAATTTATCGACAATCTTAGTGCGGATGTGTCTGGGATCTTTATCCTCCGAGATTATCACCGCTTTCTTGAAGATATATCTGTCGCCAGAAAGCTGCGGAATCTCTCGCGTAAGCTCAAATCTGAGCCGAAAAATATTGTCTTCCTCTCGCCCCAGATTACTATTCCTAGCGATTTGAGCGAAGCTGTAGTTATCTTAGAATTTCCGCTCCCAACAGCTAGCGAAATCAAAGTCGAGATCGAGCGATTGACGAATGCGACGGGAAATCACCTCAGCAGCCAACAACTAGACGATCTGATCCGTGCTTGTCAGGGATTGTCGGTAGACAGAATTCGACGGGTGTTGGCGCGCGCGATTGCCACTCACGGCCAAATTCGTCCCGATGATGTCGAATTAGTCTTGGCTGAAAAACGTCAAACAATCCGCCAGACTCAAATCTTAGATTTCTATCCCGCTAAAGAACAGATTACCGATATTGGCGGATTGGATAACCTCAAAGACTGGTTGCTGCGCCGTGGCGGCTCCTTCTCCGATCGAGCGCGGCAATATGGTCTGCCGTACCCTAGAGGGCTACTCCTGGTCGGAATTCAGGGCACTGGTAAGTCGCTGACGGCTAAAGCTATTTCCCATCACTGGTATTTACCTTTATTACGGCTGGATGTCGGGCGATTATTCGGAGGATTGGTAGGTGAATCGGAGTCGCGAACTAGACAAATGATTCAACTTGCCGAAGCTCTTTCTCCTTGCGTATTGTGGATCGATGAAATCGATAAAGCTTTTGCGGGTGTAGATGGCAAAGGTGACGCGGGGACGTCGAGCCGAGTATTTGGTACCTTCATTACCTGGCTGACTGAAAAAACCTCGCCCGTATTTGTTGTAGCGACGGCTAATAATATCGACTCACTCCCTGCTGAAATGCTGCGCAAGGGAAGATTCGATGAAATTTTCTTCGTCGGTTTACCCACTAGAGCGGAACGTCGGGCGATTTTTAACGTCCATCTAACTAAACTTCGCCCCCATAATCTGGCACAATATGACATCGATCGATTGGCGTATGAAACACCCGATTTTTCAGGTGCCGAAATCGAACAAACCCTAATCGAAGCCATGCATATCGGCTTTAGTCAAAACCGCGATTTCACCACTGATGATATTCTAGAATCAGCCAGTCAAATGATCCCCCTCGCCGTCACCGCCCAAGCCCAAATCCAATTTCTCCAAGACTGGGCAAACTCCGGCAAAGCAAGATTAGCTTCTAGGCAAGGTAGCTTGGGCAAGGTAGTGGAAGGTAGGGATTAG
- a CDS encoding RNA polymerase sigma factor, RpoD/SigA family: MPSVKTRTVAQPRSTGDMVRTYLHEIGRVPLLSHEQELCYGKQVQQMMLLKGIEESLEQTLNRPPTKTEWAQAATISEAELDRVLRQGRQAKQKMIEANLRLVVAIAKKYQKRNLEFLDLIQEGSLGLERGVEKFDPSRGYKFSTYAYWWIRQAITRAIAQQGRSIRLPIHITEKLNKIKKTQRELSQQLGRSATSAEIAVALELEPAQIRDYLTLSRQPISLDAKVGDRQDTELSELLEDGGISPEKYTVQQSLRQELQSTLDELTRQQREVINLRFGLEGGTELSLAKVGEILNLSRERVRQLEHQALSHFRRRHSSFRDYVAS, encoded by the coding sequence ATGCCTAGTGTAAAAACTCGAACGGTCGCTCAACCAAGATCTACAGGGGATATGGTACGCACCTATCTTCACGAAATCGGTCGCGTTCCTCTGCTCAGCCACGAGCAAGAGCTTTGCTATGGTAAGCAAGTGCAACAAATGATGCTCTTAAAAGGCATCGAGGAAAGCTTAGAGCAGACCCTCAATCGTCCGCCGACCAAAACTGAATGGGCGCAAGCAGCCACGATCTCAGAAGCGGAACTCGATCGAGTATTACGCCAAGGTCGTCAAGCCAAGCAAAAAATGATCGAAGCCAACCTGCGACTGGTAGTTGCGATCGCCAAAAAATACCAAAAGCGCAACCTCGAATTTCTCGATCTGATTCAAGAAGGTTCGCTCGGATTGGAGCGCGGTGTCGAGAAATTCGATCCCAGCCGAGGTTATAAGTTCTCAACTTATGCCTACTGGTGGATTCGCCAAGCGATTACCCGCGCGATCGCCCAACAAGGTCGATCGATCCGCTTACCCATTCATATTACCGAAAAACTCAACAAAATCAAAAAAACCCAACGCGAGTTGTCCCAACAACTCGGACGCAGCGCGACATCAGCAGAAATTGCCGTCGCGCTAGAACTCGAACCCGCACAGATTCGCGATTATTTGACGCTCTCTCGCCAACCAATCTCGCTCGATGCGAAAGTTGGAGATCGTCAGGATACCGAACTCTCGGAGCTACTCGAAGATGGCGGGATCTCGCCCGAGAAATACACCGTCCAACAATCCCTGCGTCAAGAACTCCAATCCACTCTCGACGAACTCACCCGCCAACAACGAGAAGTCATCAATCTCCGCTTTGGTTTAGAAGGTGGTACGGAACTATCGCTCGCTAAGGTAGGGGAAATCCTCAATCTCAGCCGCGAACGGGTACGGCAATTGGAGCATCAAGCTCTCTCTCATTTCCGCCGCCGTCATAGCAGTTTCCGCGACTATGTAGCCAGTTAA